From the genome of Kaistella daneshvariae, one region includes:
- a CDS encoding efflux transporter outer membrane subunit — protein sequence MNKYFNIKLLSLVFSAIVLTSCMTREKYVTPKETINENLFRTDLLAEDSTSMATISWKDFFTDPILQKHIATALENNLDVRVALQNISAAESYLKQSKAAYLPTLSAGPNYTFQTQSLNTQSGQILNQRKYNNSFDISANASWEADIWGKLKSQERAELANYLGTVAAHQTVKSDLVASIASAYFQLLTFDNQKKIINETILLRKKNLETTVALKDAGNLTEVAVQQSEALVFNAESMLISIDVQIALLENTISLLMGEPSHAIERSTIFAQEMPINLKLGYPANLLANRPDVKAAEYRLMNAFELTNVAKASFYPTLRLTGGGGIAAADLDQLFSVNSLFANVVAGLAQPILNKRQIRTQYEVSLANKEIAYLNFRRSVLTAGKEVSDALKIYQAQDSFINLKRQELDAYKKSVGYSQELVNYGLANYLEVLNASVNQLNAELNISNAEYSKLDAGIELYRALGGGWR from the coding sequence ATGAACAAATACTTCAATATAAAATTACTTTCACTCGTTTTTTCCGCGATTGTTCTTACTTCGTGTATGACGCGTGAAAAATATGTAACACCGAAAGAGACCATTAATGAAAATCTTTTCCGCACCGATTTGCTGGCGGAAGATTCTACTTCGATGGCAACCATTTCCTGGAAAGATTTTTTTACGGATCCTATTTTGCAAAAACATATTGCAACCGCACTTGAAAATAATCTGGATGTTCGTGTGGCGCTGCAAAACATCAGCGCGGCAGAATCTTATTTAAAACAAAGCAAAGCCGCATATTTGCCGACACTTTCTGCAGGTCCGAATTATACTTTTCAAACGCAGTCTTTGAACACGCAATCAGGGCAGATTTTAAATCAAAGAAAATACAACAATTCGTTCGATATTTCTGCGAACGCCAGCTGGGAAGCCGATATCTGGGGAAAATTAAAATCTCAGGAAAGGGCTGAACTCGCCAATTATTTGGGAACAGTTGCGGCGCATCAAACCGTGAAAAGCGATTTGGTGGCGAGCATCGCTTCAGCATATTTCCAACTTTTAACTTTCGACAATCAGAAAAAAATTATCAATGAAACCATTCTTTTAAGAAAGAAAAATCTGGAAACTACAGTCGCGCTGAAAGACGCCGGAAATCTCACTGAAGTTGCGGTTCAGCAAAGTGAAGCTTTGGTTTTCAATGCGGAGTCGATGTTGATCAGCATTGATGTTCAGATCGCTTTGCTTGAAAATACCATCAGTTTATTGATGGGCGAACCAAGTCACGCCATCGAAAGGTCCACGATTTTTGCTCAGGAAATGCCAATAAATTTAAAATTAGGTTATCCGGCAAACCTTTTGGCAAACCGCCCTGACGTGAAGGCTGCTGAATACCGTTTGATGAATGCTTTTGAACTCACCAACGTCGCGAAAGCCAGTTTTTATCCAACTTTAAGGTTGACCGGTGGTGGCGGAATTGCCGCGGCAGATTTAGATCAGTTATTTAGTGTGAATTCACTTTTTGCGAATGTGGTCGCGGGTTTAGCACAACCAATTTTAAATAAAAGACAAATACGCACGCAGTATGAAGTGAGCTTGGCGAACAAAGAAATTGCCTATTTAAACTTCCGCAGATCGGTTCTTACAGCCGGTAAAGAAGTTTCTGATGCGCTGAAAATTTATCAGGCGCAGGATTCTTTCATTAATTTAAAAAGACAGGAACTCGACGCGTATAAAAAATCGGTGGGTTATTCGCAGGAACTGGTGAATTACGGTCTCGCAAATTATCTGGAAGTTCTCAACGCCAGCGTCAATCAGCTTAATGCGGAACTGAATATTTCCAACGCAGAATATTCAAAATTAGATGCCGGAATTGAATTGTATCGCGCACTCGGCGGCGGCTGGCGTTAA
- a CDS encoding efflux RND transporter permease subunit, producing MIKKFINRPVLSTVISIIIVILGILGLVSLPVTQYPDIAPPTVRISANYTGANAQTVMNSVVIPIEEQVNGVEGMDYISSSAGNNGSASIQIFFKQGIDPDIAAVNVQNQVQRAMPLLPSEVTRSGVQVNKQQTSALMYLTFFTANPDLDEVWLQNYMNINIIPALKRVNGVGDAMAFGGKNYSMRIWLDPAKMAAYGLEPSEVSAAINEQSREAAAGALGENSGSSFQYIITYKGKYNEVDQFENIILRALGNGDYLRLKDVAEIKLDAQSYGGIGENNGRRSISMGIFQTPGSNAQQIITEIKKLLAETEKTLPEGIGYSINFDTNEFLEASISKVITTLLEAFVLVFLVVFLFLQDFRSTLIPAIAVPVSIIGTFFFLNLLGYSINLLTLFALVLAIGIVVDDAIVVVEAVHAKMEHGITDAKKATVEAMDEITGAIISITLVMAAVFIPVTFLTGPTGVFYQQFGITLIIAILISAVNALTLSPVLCSLFLKPPQHHSKEYADMNFMQKFFSKFNAGFNATTRKYGNSFAYLLRHKWVTLVIFAAGAVTFWWASSTMPTGFIPKEDRGILFTDVQLPPGASMERTYNILKDLQAEARKIPGVQNVSFTASRGFMSGQGSNVGQAFIKLKPFKERGHAKGQSIEDITKQLFGLASKYPDAKIIFFSPPSVPGFGSSDGFSAVLLDKSGGDINELNTVTQDFIGALMQRPEIQFASTSFNTNYPQFQMVIDVPRAKESGVTLNSILSTMQGYIGGIYSSDFTKYGKQFRVMIQALPEDRRDPSSLNSIYVKTASGAMAPISQFVTLQKSFGPQSFERYNLFTSVGISGSSNPGFSTGDAIKAVQEVAAQSLPANYDVEFTGLSKEEMKAGSQTYVVFLLSFLFVYFILAAQYESYLLPFSVILSLPLGVVGAFFGQRIFGLENNIYFQIAIIMLIGLLAKNGILIVEFAVQRRHHGESIAMSAINAAKARLRPILMTSFAFIFGMLPLVFATGIGSVGNKSIGTGAAAGLLIGTFFGLIAIPVLYVIFQYLQEKVSPVKEKEINLSE from the coding sequence ATGATAAAAAAGTTTATAAACAGGCCGGTACTTTCGACGGTAATTTCAATTATCATTGTCATTTTAGGTATTCTCGGGTTGGTGTCCTTACCGGTCACCCAATATCCTGATATTGCGCCGCCAACCGTAAGAATCTCGGCAAACTATACCGGAGCCAACGCTCAAACGGTGATGAACAGTGTGGTGATCCCAATTGAGGAACAGGTGAATGGTGTAGAAGGAATGGATTATATTTCATCTTCTGCAGGAAATAACGGTTCAGCTTCCATTCAGATTTTCTTTAAACAGGGAATCGATCCGGATATCGCTGCCGTAAACGTTCAAAACCAGGTGCAGCGCGCAATGCCCCTTTTACCTTCCGAAGTTACCCGTTCCGGAGTGCAGGTGAACAAGCAGCAAACCAGTGCCTTGATGTATCTGACGTTTTTTACAGCAAATCCTGATTTAGATGAGGTTTGGCTCCAGAATTACATGAACATCAACATCATCCCGGCTTTAAAAAGGGTAAATGGTGTAGGTGATGCCATGGCCTTCGGCGGAAAAAACTATTCGATGCGAATTTGGCTGGATCCTGCGAAAATGGCGGCTTACGGTCTCGAACCTTCTGAAGTTTCTGCGGCGATCAATGAGCAGTCCCGCGAAGCTGCCGCTGGTGCTTTAGGAGAAAACAGCGGAAGTTCTTTTCAGTATATCATCACCTACAAAGGAAAATATAACGAAGTCGATCAGTTCGAAAATATAATTCTCCGCGCCCTGGGCAATGGCGATTATCTGCGCTTAAAAGATGTTGCTGAAATCAAGCTCGATGCGCAAAGCTACGGTGGAATCGGGGAGAACAACGGGCGCCGCTCCATCAGTATGGGGATTTTCCAAACGCCGGGATCTAACGCGCAGCAAATTATTACTGAAATTAAGAAGTTGCTCGCTGAAACCGAAAAAACGTTACCAGAAGGAATTGGTTACAGTATTAACTTTGACACTAATGAATTTCTGGAAGCTTCCATTTCAAAAGTAATTACGACATTACTCGAAGCTTTTGTTTTGGTATTCCTGGTGGTTTTCCTCTTTTTACAGGATTTCCGTTCTACTTTAATTCCCGCGATTGCAGTTCCGGTCTCGATTATCGGAACTTTCTTTTTCCTGAATTTACTCGGTTATTCCATTAATTTACTCACGCTTTTTGCTTTGGTTCTCGCCATCGGTATTGTCGTCGATGATGCCATTGTCGTCGTCGAAGCCGTACACGCGAAGATGGAACACGGCATTACTGATGCGAAAAAAGCTACGGTAGAAGCCATGGATGAAATCACAGGTGCAATTATCTCAATTACTTTGGTAATGGCGGCGGTATTTATTCCGGTAACTTTTTTAACGGGTCCAACGGGTGTTTTTTATCAACAGTTCGGAATTACGCTTATCATCGCGATTTTAATTTCCGCGGTGAATGCATTGACGCTCAGTCCGGTTTTGTGTTCCTTATTTTTAAAACCGCCACAGCATCACTCCAAAGAATATGCGGACATGAACTTCATGCAGAAATTCTTCAGCAAGTTTAATGCAGGCTTTAACGCTACAACCAGAAAATATGGCAATTCCTTTGCGTATTTATTGAGACATAAGTGGGTGACTTTGGTAATTTTTGCCGCTGGAGCCGTTACTTTTTGGTGGGCGAGTTCTACTATGCCAACAGGATTTATTCCGAAAGAAGACCGCGGAATTTTGTTCACCGATGTTCAATTGCCGCCGGGCGCTTCCATGGAGCGTACTTACAATATTTTGAAAGATTTGCAGGCTGAAGCACGGAAAATTCCGGGCGTACAGAACGTGAGTTTCACGGCGAGCCGTGGTTTTATGTCAGGTCAGGGTTCCAACGTTGGTCAGGCTTTCATTAAATTAAAACCTTTTAAAGAACGTGGTCACGCTAAGGGTCAAAGCATCGAAGATATTACGAAACAACTCTTTGGTTTAGCAAGCAAATATCCTGATGCGAAAATCATTTTCTTCTCGCCGCCAAGTGTTCCCGGTTTTGGATCCAGTGATGGTTTTTCAGCTGTTTTGCTCGATAAATCCGGCGGAGATATCAATGAATTAAATACCGTTACCCAAGATTTCATCGGTGCTTTAATGCAGAGACCGGAAATTCAGTTCGCTTCAACGTCATTTAATACCAATTATCCGCAGTTTCAAATGGTAATTGATGTTCCGCGTGCGAAAGAAAGCGGTGTAACTTTGAACAGTATTCTAAGTACGATGCAGGGCTATATCGGTGGAATTTATTCCTCAGATTTTACAAAATACGGAAAGCAGTTCCGCGTGATGATCCAGGCTTTACCTGAGGACCGCCGCGATCCTTCGAGTTTAAATTCCATTTACGTAAAAACTGCCTCCGGTGCCATGGCGCCGATTTCCCAGTTCGTTACTTTGCAAAAATCTTTTGGACCGCAGTCTTTCGAGCGTTACAACCTCTTTACTTCGGTGGGAATCAGCGGTTCCAGCAATCCCGGTTTTTCCACAGGTGACGCGATTAAAGCCGTTCAGGAAGTTGCTGCGCAAAGTTTGCCGGCGAACTATGATGTAGAATTTACCGGACTTTCCAAGGAAGAAATGAAAGCCGGTTCCCAAACCTACGTCGTATTTTTATTGAGTTTCCTTTTCGTTTACTTTATTTTGGCGGCGCAGTATGAAAGTTACCTGCTGCCATTTTCGGTAATTTTATCGCTGCCTTTAGGTGTCGTAGGCGCATTTTTTGGTCAAAGAATTTTTGGCCTCGAAAACAATATTTATTTCCAAATCGCCATTATCATGCTCATTGGTTTGCTCGCTAAAAACGGAATTCTGATCGTGGAATTTGCCGTGCAGCGACGACACCACGGCGAATCGATTGCCATGTCGGCCATTAATGCAGCTAAAGCGCGTTTGCGTCCAATTTTAATGACCTCTTTTGCCTTTATTTTCGGGATGCTTCCGCTGGTTTTCGCCACAGGGATTGGCTCAGTCGGAAATAAATCCATTGGTACAGGTGCCGCCGCAGGTTTGCTCATTGGAACATTTTTCGGTTTGATAGCGATTCCTGTTTTGTACGTGATTTTCCAGTATTTACAGGAAAAAGTGTCACCGGTGAAGGAAAAAGAAATTAATCTGTCCGAATAA